The Humulus lupulus chromosome 3, drHumLupu1.1, whole genome shotgun sequence genome window below encodes:
- the LOC133821033 gene encoding uncharacterized protein LOC133821033, whose protein sequence is MFSQMYVNPHHNYYYHSNFLIPSKNISKTQYHYFSNMDSFQSKKLQVSMNSYNKTQFLHNLILSSMVAITCSFLCSYPFWFSSLTTSIKHFVFISLPTICSSFLNPKCLFIVFNVIVAFLVGESKFVGSSSQQSSPATDIYSEYVERSQSLHGQKRIISSTIHEEKEELVKMEIMDEEERVYEDKEVVVLDQVEDDKEEKHDGDDDQKLKDDDEATEKFEEAENNDDEGEVSDGLLPTEELNRRVEEFIARVNKQRWLEAKMMICCQA, encoded by the coding sequence ATGTTCAGTCAAATGTATGTGAATCCTCATCataactactactaccactctaATTTTCTTATTCCCTCCAAAAACATCTCAAAAACCCAATACCATTATTTTTCAAACATGGATTCATTTCAATCTAAAAAGCTTCAAGTTTCCATGAattcgtacaacaaaactcaatTTTTACACAATCTCATCCTCTCTTCTATGGTTGCCATAACATGCAGTTTTCTTTGCTCTTACCCCTTTTGGTTTTCATCACTAACTACTTCAATCAAACACTTTGTTTTCATATCTCTTCCAACTATTTGTTCTTCTTTCCTTAACCCCAAGTGCCTGTTCATAGTTTTTAATGTCATAGTTGCTTTCCTTGTTGGTGAATCAAAATTCGTTGGCTCATCATCACAACAGTCATCTCCAGCCACTGATATCTACTCAGAATATGTTGAGAGGAGTCAAAGTCTTCATGGACAGAAGAGAATAATCAGTAGTACTATTCACGAGGAGAAAGAAGAATTGGTGAAGATGGAGATAATGGATGAAGAGGAAAGAGTTTATGAAGATAAAGAAGTAGTAGTACTTGATCAAGTGGAAGATGATAAAGAAGAAAAacatgatggtgatgatgatcaAAAATTgaaagatgatgatgaagcaaccGAAAAATTCGAAGAAGCCGAAAACAATGATGATGAGGGAGAAGTGTCAGATGGATTATTGCCAACTGAGGAACTAAACAGAAGAGTTGAAGAATTTATTGCAAGGGTTAATAAGCAAAGGTGGCTTGAAGCTAAAATGATGATATGTTGCCaagcataa